From the Theobroma cacao cultivar B97-61/B2 chromosome 2, Criollo_cocoa_genome_V2, whole genome shotgun sequence genome, one window contains:
- the LOC18607631 gene encoding pentatricopeptide repeat-containing protein MRL1, chloroplastic translates to MDSNTVFFSSKFQTPTRPPSSPLRSCTNRPLISRQFLGFNHTLRPPGGASSLRKKNKTLGFLRLHSPRFIVRASIDSNLVLVVIGVTALSALSLACYNRFFRKIGSSKTVSGSSHSALPQQRLGKDGAVQTAESQVLDIGDLKKENFAKGKDDLKEEIKEATYASESKEALLQFQETTVANDDSLLHKTSDSSGADCLAVTANGFDVSEESGTTDLPLPPTVLLESGAVEPLMFAAEMSELHLEEVERVNEFEADLPRLAVEPESSASSVLVKDAHVLVGEGEVTRHYDIFKESVREELHTFYEADQLVAKSSTNLNGLKPASSRVFSPNSNSFSSLMQNSELKRAQLSSKNCLQTADMAEGKVAQACSNRVSSHKRQDFGRGREIPRDKGKRHSIQEKDTKLPKFPFPNGMLADNKHRPEDHFRSYNRLLRDGRLSDCVDLLEDMEQRGLLDMNKVYHAKFFKICNRQKAVKEAFCFTKLIPNPTLSTFNMLMSVCASSQDSDGAFEVLRIVQEAGFKADCKLYTTLISTCAKSGKVDTMFEVFHEMVNSGVEPNVNTYGALIDGCARAGQVAKAFGAYGIMRSKNVKPDRVVFNALITACGQSGAVDRAFDVLAEMMAETQPIDPDHVTVGALIKACSNADQVDRAREVYKMIHEFSIKGTPEVYTIAVNCCSQTGDWEFACSVYSDMKGKGVAPDEVFISALIDVAGHAGKLDAAFEILEEAKNQGINVGIVSYSSLMGACSNARNWQKALELYENIKAVKLNLTVSTVNALITSLCEADQLPKAMEILSEMEELGLCPNTVTYSILLVASERKDDLEVGLMLLSQARKDGVAPNLIMARCIIGMCLRRFEKACKVGEPVLSFNSGQPHIENKWTSVALAVYRETIVAGTAPTMDVISQILGCLQLPRDDSLKSRLVENLEVSADATRCSSLSSLIDGFGEYDPRAFSLLEEAASFGIVPCVSFKESPIVVDARELQINMAEVYLLTILKGLKHRRAAGAKLPSISVLLPLEKTQVLTPEREKSINLAGRIGQAIAALLRRIGLPYQGNESFGKIRINGLALKRWFQPKLASPFTGKPGEWNASQMRLGKGISHQQRNIRTGNLSLD, encoded by the exons ATGGATTCCAACACTGTCTTCTTCTCTTCAAAATTCCAGACCCCAACTCGCCCACCTTCTTCTCCATTGCGCTCTTGCACTAACCGCCCTCTAATCAGCCGACAATTCCTTGGTTTCAATCACACTCTCAGGCCTCCCGGCGGTGCTTCTTCTctcagaaagaaaaacaaaaccttGGGGTTTCTGCGCCTCCACTCTCCTCGCTTTATCGTCAGAGCTTCTATCGACTCCAATTTGGTTCTCGTTGTCATCGGTGTCACCGCATTATCTGCTTTATCTCTTGCTTGCTACAATCGGTTTTTTAGAAAGATTGGGAGTTCAAAAACG GTATCTGGTTCCTCACATTCTGCTTTACCCCAACAAAGATTAGGAAAAGATGGGGCAGTCCAGACCGCTGAGAGTCAGGTTTTGGACATCGGGGATCTTAAAAAGGAGAACTTTGCAAAAGGAAAGGATGATTTGAAAGAGGAGATAAAAGAAGCCACTTATGCTTCTGAAAGTAAAGAGGCGCTTTTGCAGTTTCAAGAAACTACTGTGGCGAATGATGATTCTCTGTTGCATAAAACATCAGATTCAAGTGGTGCTGATTGTCTTGCAGTTACTGCTAATGGTTTCGATGTTTCTGAAGAATCTGGTACTACTGATCTACCTCTTCCACCTACTGTGCTGCTTGAATCAGGGGCAGTGGAGCCACTTATGTTTGCAGCAGAAATGTCTGAACTGCATTTGGAAGAAGTTGAAAGAGTAAATGAATTTGAAGCTGATCTTCCGAGACTAGCTGTAGAGCCTGAGTCTAGTGCTTCTTCAGTTCTTGTAAAAGATGCTCATGTCCTTGTTGGAGAAGGTGAAGTTACTAGACATTATGACATATTCAAAGAATCTGTCAGAGAAGAGCTTCACACCTTCTATGAGGCTGATCAGTTGGTGGCAAAATCTTCAACAAACTTAAACGGTCTCAAACCAGCATCTTCTCGCGTGTTCTCTCCAAATAGCAATAGTTTTTCTTCACTGATGCAGAATAGCGAACTAAAAAGGGCCCAGTTATCATCAAAGAACTGTCTCCAAACTGCAG ATATGGCTGAAGGAAAAGTAGCTCAGGCATGTTCCAACAGAGTCTCTTCTCACAAAAGACAAGACTTTGGAAGGGGTCGGGAAATTCCAAGAGACAAGGGAAAAAGACACTCTATTCAGGAGAAGGATACAAAGTTGCCCAAGTTTCCCTTCCCAAATGGGATGCTTGCTGACAACAAGCACCGTCCTGAAGATCATTTCAGATCTTACAATCGTCTACTAAGAGATGGAAG GCTAAGTGATTGTGTAGATTTGCTTGAAGATATGGAACAAAGGGGTTTACTGGATATGAATAAG GTTTATCATgcaaagtttttcaaaatctgCAATAGGCAAAAGGCTGTAAAAGAAGCTTTCTGTTTCACCAAGCTGATTCCAAACCCGACCTTGAGTACATTTAATATGCTGATGTCTGTCTGTGCAAGTTCTCAAGATTCAGATG GAGCCTTTGAAGTTTTACGAATTGTCCAAGAAGCTGGGTTCAAAGCTGATTGCAAACTTTACACTACATTAATATCAACATGTGCCAAAAGTGGAAAGGTGGATACAATGTTTGAG GTATTTCATGAGATGGTGAATTCTGGGGTGGAACCTAATGTTAATACATATGGAGCGCTGATTGATGGTTGTGCCAGAGCTGGGCAAGTGGCCAAGGCATTTGGTGCTTATGGAATAATGAGATCTAAG AATGTAAAGCCAGACCGCGTTGTATTCAATGCACTTATCACTGCATGTGGTCAATCTGGAGCAGTGGATCGTGCTTTTGATGTGTTAGCAGAAATGATGGCTGAAACACAGCCTATAGACCCTGATCATGTCACTGTTGGTGCATTGATAAAGGCATGTTCAAATGCTGATCAG GTTGATCGGGCACGGGAAGTATACAAGATGATACATGAATTCAGCATCAAGGGTACTCCAGAAGTTTATACAATTGCTGTTAATTGTTGCAGCCAGACTGGTGATTGGGAGTTTGCATGTAGTGTCTATAGTGACATGAAAGGGAAAGGTGTGGCTCCTGATGAG GTGTTTATAAGTGCATTAATAGATGTTGCAGGGCATGCTGGAAAGCTGGATGCTGCTTTTGAAATCCTAGAGGAAGCAAAGAATCAAGGGATAAATGTTGGGATTGTGTCATATAGTTCATTGATGGGAGCCTGCAGTAAC GCTAGAAACTGGCAGAAGGCACTGGAGCtgtatgaaaatataaaggcTGTTAAACTGAATTTAACAGTTTCTACAGTTAATGCTTTAATAACTTCCTTGT GTGAAGCAGATCAGCTGCCAAAGGCCATGGAAATTCTATCAGAGATGGAGGAGTTGGGATTGTGTCCAAATACTGTAACATACTCCATACTTTTGGTGGCAAGTGAAAG AAAGGATGATCTTGAAGTAGGCCTCATGCTCCTCTCTCAAGCAAGAAAAGATGGGGTTGCACCTAACCTCATCATGGCTAGATGCATAATCG GCATGTGCTTGCGAAGATTTGAGAAGGCTTGTAAGGTTGGTGAGCCTGTTTTGTCTTTCAATTCAGGACAGCCGCATATTGAAAACAAATG GACATCAGTTGCCCTAGCAGTCTACCGTGAAACCATTGTTGCTGGTACAGCACCTACCATGGATGTTATTTCACAAATTTTAGGATGTTTGCAGCTCCCTCGTGATGATTCATTGAAAAGTAGACTCGTTGAGAACCTGGAAGTTAGTGCTGATGCAACAAGATGCTCTAGCCTTAGTTCATTGATAGATGGATTTGGTGAATATGATCCTCGTGCTTTTTCATTACTTGAG GAGGCTGCGTCTTTTGGGATTGTTCCATGTGTATCCTTCAAAGAAAGTCCTATTGTTGTTGATGCAAGAGAGTTGCAAATTAATATGGCGGAG GTTTACCTATTAACCATATTGAAAGGTCTCAAGCATCGGCGTGCTGCTG GTGCAAAATTGCCCAGTATATCTGTCTTACTGCCCTTGGAGAAGACACAAGTCTTGACCCCTGAAAGGGAGAAATCAATTAATCTTGCTGGAAG GATTGGCCAGGCAATTGCAGCATTATTGAGAAGGATTGGATTACCATACCAAGGGAATGAATCGTTCGGGAAAATCAGAATAAATGGGCTTGCACTAAAAAGATGGTTTCAACCAAAGCTTGCTTCTCCTTTCACTGGAAAACCAGGAGAGTGGAATGCCTCCCAAATGCGATTGGGAAAAGGAATCTCCCATCAGCAACGCAACATTCGAACTGGCAATCTGTCTTTGGATTAA
- the LOC108660953 gene encoding auxin-responsive protein SAUR21-like: MGFRLPSIMVNAKQILKAQHPRSGVPKGHIAVYAGEVQRKRFVVPISFLNHPSFADLLNQAEEQFGFDHPMGGLTIPCKEDTFIDLAARLNALQL; the protein is encoded by the coding sequence ATGGGTTTTCGTTTGCCATCCATTATGGTTAATGCTAAGCAAATTCTTAAAGCGCAGCACCCTCGGTCGGGTGTGCCAAAAGGACACATTGCAGTTTATGCTGGAGAGGTCCAGAGAAAGCGGTTTGTCGTTCCGATCTCTTTCTTGAACCATCCTTCATTTGCAGACTTGCTCAACCAAGCAGAGGAACAGTTCGGCTTCGATCACCCAATGGGCGGTTTAACAATACCATGCAAAGAAGACACGTTTATCGATCTTGCTGCTCGATTGAATGCCTTACAATTGTGA
- the LOC18607633 gene encoding auxin-responsive protein SAUR23, producing the protein MGIRIPSVILHAKQVLKLQSRNQTDVPKGHIAVYVGEIQKTRYVVPISYMNHPSFLDLLNRAQEEFGFNHPMGGLTIPCDEDAFIDLTSRLHSS; encoded by the coding sequence ATGGGTATCCGTATACCTTCCGTGATTCTTCATGCCAAGCAAGTTCTTAAACTGCAGTCCAGGAACCAGACAGATGTTCCAAAAGGTCACATTGCGGTCTACGTTGGGGAAATCCAGAAGACAAGATATGTCGTTCCCATATCATACATGAACCACCCTTCTTTCCTAGATTTGCTCAACCGGGCACAGGAAGAGTTTGGCTTTAATCATCCTATGGGCGGTCTTACAATTCCGTGCGACGAAGATGCCTTTATCGATCTCACTTCTCGGTTGCATTCCTCCTGA